One Globicephala melas chromosome 17, mGloMel1.2, whole genome shotgun sequence DNA window includes the following coding sequences:
- the SCX gene encoding basic helix-loop-helix transcription factor scleraxis: MSFAMLRSAPPGRYLYPEVSPLSEDEDRGSESSGSDEKPCRVHAARCGLQGARRRAGGRRAGGGGPGPGGRPGREPRQRHTANARERDRTNSVNTAFTALRTLIPTEPADRKLSKIETLRLASSYISHLGNVLLVGEACGDGQPCHSGPAFFHAARSGSPPPPPPPPPARDGENAQPKQICTFCLSNQRKLSKDRDRKTAIRS, encoded by the exons ATGTCCTTCGCGATGCTGCGCTCGGCACCGCCCGGCCGCTACCTGTACCCCGAGGTGAGCCCGCTGTCGGAGGACGAGGACCGCGGCAGCGAGAGTTCGGGCTCCGACGAGAAGCCCTGCCGCGTGCACGCGGCGCGCTGTGGCCTCCAGGGCGCCCGAAGACGGGCCGGGGGCCggcgggcggggggcggcggCCCGGGGCCTGGGGGGCGGCCGGGCCGCGAGCCCCGACAGCGGCACACGGCGAACGCGCGCGAGCGGGACCGGACGAACAGCGTGAACACGGCCTTCACGGCGCTGCGCACGCTCATCCCCACCGAGCCGGCCGACCGCAAGCTCTCCAAGATCGAGACCCTGCGCCTGGCCTCCAGCTACATCTCGCACCTGGGCAACGTGTTGCTGGTGGGTGAGGCCTGCGGCGACGGGCAACCCTGCCACTCGGGGCCCGCCTTCTTCCACGCGGCGCGCTCTGGCAGCCCTccacccccgccgcccccgccccccgcccgcgaCGGCGAGAACGCCCAGCCCAAACAGATCTGCACCTTCTGCCTCAGCAACCAAAGAAAGTTG AGCAAGGACCGAGACAGAAAGACGGCGATTCGGAGTTAG
- the LOC132593769 gene encoding uncharacterized protein, giving the protein MAAPWESAGWGLSGPWRGRRAPAPTGSHVLPGSPQVLRRVGAGWPAGAGGLAMDHVVPAAARSPGWGQGADRLALMAIRAFPGLLGLQRRLLAQGAGWALLSCRLCGALARGGSVEGRGWRPGEEVGFVVDGGLAAAVSSQVDSRGAAGARAGPPPPVWFEFLERWRVTACPSPPPPLSLLLAGGPGSQPLLLPVQLRERPGPLPGPEAGQAAAAVGVTGPAAEGLAHAPRARTCRPLGTVPTACPLLPTWHLRGSLSPFSSPAPAPRVPDTHTPPASPCLFPSPRTLLSGLCAGHAAPCPLPPIVFGRICEGGCTPT; this is encoded by the coding sequence ATGGCGGCCCCCTGGGAGAGCGCAGGCTGGGGGCTGTCTGGGCCCTGGAGGGGTCGGCGGGCTCCCGCCCCCACGGGGTCACATGTGCTTCCTGGCAGCCCGCAGGTGCTGCGCAGGGTGGGGGCCGGCTGGCCTGCGGGCGCAGGCGGCCTGGCGATGGATCACGTGGTGCCGGCAGCAGCTCGTTCCCCGGGCTGGGGACAGGGAGCTGACAGACTGGCCCTGATGGCCATCAGAGCGTTTCCAGGCCTGCTTGGCCTGCAGAGGCGGCTGCTGGCCCAGGGTGCGGGCTGGGCCCTCCTTTCGTGCCGCCTCTGTGGGGCACTGGCACGCGGAGGCTCGGTGGAGGGGCGAGGCTGGCGTCCTGGGGAGGAAGTGGGGTTTGTGGTGGATGGGGGCCTGGCGGCTGCCGTGAGTAGCCAAGTGGACTCTCGTGGGGCTGCAGGGGCTCGGGCCGGCCCGCCACCCCCAGTCTGGTTTGAATTTCTGGAGCGGTGGAGGGTGACGGcgtgcccctccccgccccctcccctctctctcctgctggCGGGCGGGCCAGGCTCTCAGCCTCTGCTGCTACCGGTGCAGCTCAGGGAGCGACCGGGCCCACTGCCCGGGCCCGAGGCTGGCCAAGCTGCAGCCGCTGTCGGagtcacaggcccagcagccgagGGCCTGGCCCACGCGCCCCGTGCCAGGACCTGCCGGCCCCTGGGGACCGTCCCAACGGCCTGTCCTCTCCTACCGACTTGGCATCTCCGAGGCTCCCTCagccccttctcctctcctgcaCCGGCTCCAAGGGTCCCTGACACCCATACCCCTCCGGCCTCGCCctgcctgttcccctcaccccGCACTCTTCTCTCAGGCCTTTGTGCAGGGCATGcggccccctgccccctgccgcCCATCGTCTTCGGGAGGATTTGTGAGGGAGGGTGCACTCCCACCTAG